Part of the Sinomonas atrocyanea genome is shown below.
GAGCTCGGCGGCGACATCCTCCTCGACGAGCTCCCCGTCCCCGTGGCCATCGAACCCTCGGTCACCACGGCCCTCCCTGCGGTGGAGCCGCTCGTCCCCGCGCTGCCCGACCCGGCCGAGGAGGTGCTCGACGCCGAGCGGCGCCGGGCCCAAGTGGACCGGCTGGGTGCCACCGAGCCGCAGAAGACCGCCGAGTACCTGCGCGGGCTCATGGACGAGAGGCAGGCCGTATGACGCCCGCGCTGGCAGCGCCCGGAGAGCTCCGGCTCACCGGGACGCAGAAGGTCGCGATCGTGCTCATGCAGATGAGCCCCGAGTCCGCCGCGAAGGTCATGGCCCACTTCACCGAGGCGGAGGCGGAGGACATCGCGGCCGAGATCGTCCGGCTCAGCCGCGTGGCCCCGGCCGTCTCCGACGAGGTCATCGCCGAGTTCCACGAGATCGCGGTCTCGGGGCGGCGCATGGCGCGCGGGGGCCGGGACTTCGCCGTCGGCCTCCTCGAGTCCTCCTTCGGCCCCGACCGGGCGGCGGGGGTCATGGACCGGCTCGCCTCGACCATGGCCGGGAAGTCGTTCGAGTTCCTCGACACCGTGGACCCCGCGCAGCTGCTGACCCTCCTCGACGGCGAGCTGCCCGAGACGATCGCCCTCGTGCTCGCCCACCTGCGCCCCGAGCAGGCCTCCCAGGTGGTCGCCGGGCTCGGCGCGGCGCAGGCCACGGACGTGGCGCATGCCCTGGCCACGATGGGCTCGGCGACCCCGGAGGCCGTGAGCGTCGTGGCCGAGAGCCTGCGCGCCCGCACGGGCACGGCCCTCGCCCCGGGGCAGCGGCAGGCCGAGGTCATGGGCGGCGTCCAGCCGCTCGTGGACATCATCAACCGCTCCGACGTGGCCACCGAGCGCACGGTCCTGGACGGGCTCGCCGAGCGGGACCCCGAGCTGGCCGAGGAGGTCCGCTCGAAGATGCTCACCTTCGCGGACATCGTCAAGCTCGAGCGCAAGGACATCCAGCTCATCCTCCGCGGGGTCGACGCCGGCCTGCTCGCCCGGGCCATGAAGGGCGCCACCCAGCCGGTGCTGGACGCCATCACGGGCAACGTCTCCGACCGCAACCGGGACATCCTCACCTCCGAGATCGCTGCCCTCGGGCCGGTGCGGGCCTCCGAGGTGGAGGAAGCGCGCGCCGAGATCGTGCGCTCGATCCGCGAACTCGAGGCCACCGGGGCCATCACGATGCGCCGCGGCGAGGAGGACGACCTTGTCTACTGACACCGTGACCGACGCGCTGCTGCCCAGTGCGCATGTCCTCGGGGCGCCGGTGCGCCCCGTCGTCTTCCCGGACCTGGACCCCGCCGGAGAGTCCGAGGGCTACGCCCGCGGCCACGCGGCGGGGTACGCCGCCGGACTGCGCCGGGCCGCCGCCGAGGCCGCCGCGCGCCAGGAGCAGCGCCGGGCCGAGCACGCGGCCGCGCTCGCCGCCCTTCGCGCCCGGGCCGAGGCCGCCGTGGCCGTCCTCGCCGCGGCCGCCCGCGCCCTCGAGGCCCGCACCGCCCCCGTCCTCGCCGAGGCCGAGTCCCAGATCGCCGCCGCGGCGCTCGCGGTCGCGGAGGCTGCGATCGGCCGGGAACTGGGCGACGCCCCCGGCGGCGCCCGGGCCGCCCTCGCCCGCGCCCTGTCCGCACCGGACGCCGCCGCCGTCCTCGCCGTCCGCCTCCACCCGGCGGACCTCGCCCTCCTCGGCGAGGCCGCGGGCTCTGTCCCTGCCAGCGTGTCCCTCGAGCCGGACCCGTCCCTGGCCCGCGGGGATGCCGTGGCCGTCTACCCCGACGGCGAGCTCGACGCCCGGATCGGCACCGCCCTCGCCCGCGCCGCAGCGGCCCTCACGGGCTCCGACGACCTGGCGAGAGCTGAGGCCCGGCCATGAGCCTCCTGCAGGGCCTCCCCGCCGCCGTCGCGGCCGCGGCCCCCGAGCGCGTCGGCACCGTGACCGCCGTCCGCGGCCTGGGACTTGAGGTCGCCGGGCTGGGCTGCGCGGTCGGGGACCTCGTCGAGATCACGGGCGACGCCGGCCTGGTCACCGGCGCGCAGGTGGTCGCCTCCGCGCGGGGCACCCTGACCTGCATGCCGCTCGGTCCCCTCAGCGGCCTCCGCGTGGGCCATCCCGTGCGCGCGCGCCGCGGCGGTTCCCTCGTCCCCACCGGCCCGGCGCTGCTGGGCCGCGTCCTCGACGGCCTCGGCCGCCCGATCGACGGGCGCGGCCCCCTCGCCGGCCCGCGGGTCGCTGACGAGGGCAGCGTCCCCTCCGCCCTCGAGCGGGCCCGGATCGACACGCCCCTGCAGACCGGGGTCCGCGCCCTGGACACGCTCGCCACGGTGGGCCGCGGCCAGCGCCTCGGCCTGTTCGCCGGGTCCGGCGTGGGCAAGTCCTCGCTCCTGTCCATGGTGGCCCGCGGCACCGAGGCCGAGGTCTCCGTGATCGCGCTCGTGGGGGAGCGCGGCCGCGAGGCGCGCGAGTTCCTCGAAGACGACCTCGGCCCCGAGGGCCTGGCGCGCTCGGTCGTGGTGGTCGCCACGAGTGACGAGCCGGCCCTCATGCGGCTGCGGGCGGCCTCGACGGCCACGCGCATCGCCGAGTCGTTCCGCGAGCAGGGGGCCCATGCCCTGCTCATGATGGACTCCCTCACCCGCGTGGCGATGGCCCAGCGCGAGATCGGCCTCTCCGCCGGCGAGCCGCCCGCCACGCGCGGCTACCCGCCGTCGGCCTTCGCCCTCCTCGCCCGCCTCCTCGAGCGGGCCGGGACCGCCCGCACCGGGTCGGTGACCGGCATCTACACGGTGCTCGTGGACGGCGACGACCACAACGAGCCCGTGGCTGACGCTGCCCGCTCGATCCTCGACGGGCACGTGGTGCTCGAGCGCAAGCTCGCCGTCATGGGCCACTTCCCGCCCATCGACGTCCTCGGCTCGGTCTCCCGCGTCGCGGCCAAGGTCAACCCGCCCGAGCGCACGGCCTGGGCCGCGGCCCTGCGCCGGGTGCTCGCGGCCCGCACCGCCGCCCAGGACCTCATCGACGTGGGCGCCT
Proteins encoded:
- the fliG gene encoding flagellar motor switch protein FliG, translating into MTPALAAPGELRLTGTQKVAIVLMQMSPESAAKVMAHFTEAEAEDIAAEIVRLSRVAPAVSDEVIAEFHEIAVSGRRMARGGRDFAVGLLESSFGPDRAAGVMDRLASTMAGKSFEFLDTVDPAQLLTLLDGELPETIALVLAHLRPEQASQVVAGLGAAQATDVAHALATMGSATPEAVSVVAESLRARTGTALAPGQRQAEVMGGVQPLVDIINRSDVATERTVLDGLAERDPELAEEVRSKMLTFADIVKLERKDIQLILRGVDAGLLARAMKGATQPVLDAITGNVSDRNRDILTSEIAALGPVRASEVEEARAEIVRSIRELEATGAITMRRGEEDDLVY
- a CDS encoding FliH/SctL family protein, which codes for MSTDTVTDALLPSAHVLGAPVRPVVFPDLDPAGESEGYARGHAAGYAAGLRRAAAEAAARQEQRRAEHAAALAALRARAEAAVAVLAAAARALEARTAPVLAEAESQIAAAALAVAEAAIGRELGDAPGGARAALARALSAPDAAAVLAVRLHPADLALLGEAAGSVPASVSLEPDPSLARGDAVAVYPDGELDARIGTALARAAAALTGSDDLARAEARP
- a CDS encoding FliI/YscN family ATPase; the encoded protein is MSLLQGLPAAVAAAAPERVGTVTAVRGLGLEVAGLGCAVGDLVEITGDAGLVTGAQVVASARGTLTCMPLGPLSGLRVGHPVRARRGGSLVPTGPALLGRVLDGLGRPIDGRGPLAGPRVADEGSVPSALERARIDTPLQTGVRALDTLATVGRGQRLGLFAGSGVGKSSLLSMVARGTEAEVSVIALVGERGREAREFLEDDLGPEGLARSVVVVATSDEPALMRLRAASTATRIAESFREQGAHALLMMDSLTRVAMAQREIGLSAGEPPATRGYPPSAFALLARLLERAGTARTGSVTGIYTVLVDGDDHNEPVADAARSILDGHVVLERKLAVMGHFPPIDVLGSVSRVAAKVNPPERTAWAAALRRVLAARTAAQDLIDVGAYQRGGNPLVDAALDHAGEIDAFLRQGLDERTASKDAWARLSRLATTLGGPR